Proteins encoded by one window of Methanoculleus thermophilus:
- a CDS encoding PGF-CTERM sorting domain-containing protein has translation MSKSVVLLMLGLILAVLVCSIPADAVVTPLPGQGNQTGILFGVHPNAKTNETITAFIAEHGEIWWHENTYNHTHEYVYIVPANACEEQLVYLNKIRADEHGGEQSIGQIWIIGCDEALPLAAELTFPKIFAKYPALSNDGGVRSYVENQSPNRYEEITSKPSRAQVYFINDTGVFTEYIVDLSGGEIVSTTYISEENLTVGRAEAEAQVLSGQSPGACVENVVLKVYDSDRIVWEITVRAGRETDVVQIPSDLAPGQSLRTTTPGFGTILAAFGVGMSFVLYRKRR, from the coding sequence ATGTCGAAAAGCGTTGTCCTTCTGATGCTCGGTCTCATCCTTGCGGTGCTTGTCTGCAGCATACCCGCAGATGCGGTCGTGACGCCTCTCCCTGGGCAGGGAAACCAGACGGGAATTCTGTTTGGGGTTCACCCGAACGCGAAGACCAACGAGACGATCACCGCATTCATCGCTGAACATGGGGAGATCTGGTGGCATGAGAACACGTACAACCACACGCATGAGTACGTGTACATCGTGCCGGCGAACGCCTGCGAAGAACAGCTCGTCTATTTAAACAAGATTAGAGCCGATGAACACGGCGGCGAACAGTCCATCGGGCAAATCTGGATTATCGGCTGCGATGAGGCGCTGCCCCTGGCCGCGGAACTCACCTTCCCGAAGATTTTTGCGAAGTACCCGGCGCTCAGCAACGACGGCGGGGTGCGGTCGTACGTCGAGAATCAATCCCCCAACCGCTATGAGGAGATCACGTCCAAACCTTCTCGGGCGCAGGTCTACTTCATCAACGATACCGGCGTGTTCACGGAGTACATCGTCGACCTCTCGGGAGGAGAGATCGTCTCCACCACCTACATCTCGGAAGAGAACCTCACGGTCGGGAGAGCCGAAGCGGAGGCGCAGGTCCTCTCCGGGCAGTCTCCGGGCGCCTGCGTCGAGAACGTCGTGCTGAAAGTCTACGACAGCGACCGGATAGTCTGGGAGATCACCGTTCGGGCCGGTCGGGAGACGGACGTCGTGCAGATCCCCTCGGACCTGGCGCCCGGGCAGTCGCTCCGGACGACGACGCCGGGGTTCGGAACGATCCTCGCGGCTTTTGGCGTAGGGATGAGTTTCGTCCTGTACCGGAAGCGGAGATAG
- a CDS encoding thioredoxin domain-containing protein: MDRCPDCKLTDPLIADLESTYDGALTIEWIDVETVDSWERWNAYAFLEVPAVVVNGTVTIPKEEITDENLRAAIEQSLAGAEPQENSPPIGELAAD, from the coding sequence ATGGACCGGTGCCCGGACTGCAAACTGACTGATCCGCTGATTGCGGACCTGGAAAGCACCTACGACGGCGCCCTCACGATCGAATGGATCGACGTCGAGACTGTGGACAGTTGGGAGCGATGGAACGCGTACGCATTTCTCGAAGTCCCGGCCGTAGTCGTGAACGGCACCGTCACAATTCCCAAAGAGGAGATCACCGACGAGAACCTCAGGGCGGCGATCGAGCAGTCCCTTGCCGGTGCTGAGCCGCAGGAGAACTCGCCGCCGATTGGAGAACTCGCCGCCGATTAA
- the gltA gene encoding NADPH-dependent glutamate synthase — protein sequence MSDRPADVRIRDFGEVDIGLSTDEAINEAARCLQCKRPLCVRGCPVGIDIPAFIREVAEGNFPAAARALKEQNMLPAICGRVCPQETQCEGVCILGNRDAPIRIGAIERFVADWERANGPDLPEVAKPTGRRVAVVGSGPAGLTAAAELARAGHAVTIFESLHEAGGVLTYGIPAFRLPKDVVKAEIDQVLALGARLKKNHVVGRSIGVDELLSYDAVFLATGAGLPAFMGIPGENLNGVYSANEFLTRVNLMHAEAFPEFDTPVLHAARVAVIGGGNVAMDAARVARRLGAKVFLIYRRGEEEMPARRAEVVHAKEEGIEFYTCANPVRILGDQHVTGIECVKMALCGIDASGRRSPKPIEGSEFTLDVDMVIQAIGTSPNPLLVSLIPGLERGRKGNVIVDENGRTSIPHVYAAGDIVTGAATVIEAMGSAKRAAAAIDAMLKGE from the coding sequence ATGAGTGATCGGCCGGCAGACGTAAGGATCCGCGACTTTGGTGAGGTCGATATCGGTCTTTCCACGGACGAGGCTATCAACGAGGCGGCGCGGTGCCTGCAATGCAAGAGACCGCTCTGTGTTCGGGGTTGCCCGGTCGGCATCGATATCCCCGCGTTTATCCGCGAGGTCGCGGAAGGCAACTTCCCGGCAGCTGCACGGGCACTCAAGGAGCAGAACATGCTCCCCGCCATCTGCGGCAGGGTCTGCCCGCAGGAGACACAGTGCGAGGGCGTCTGCATCCTCGGCAACAGAGATGCCCCGATCCGGATCGGAGCGATCGAGCGGTTCGTGGCCGACTGGGAACGGGCAAACGGGCCCGATCTCCCTGAGGTGGCAAAGCCGACCGGAAGGCGTGTGGCCGTCGTTGGGTCCGGTCCGGCCGGGCTGACGGCCGCGGCCGAACTCGCCCGCGCCGGTCACGCCGTCACGATCTTTGAGTCGCTCCACGAGGCCGGTGGTGTTCTGACCTACGGCATCCCTGCGTTCAGGCTCCCGAAAGATGTCGTCAAAGCGGAGATCGACCAGGTTCTCGCTCTCGGCGCCCGGTTAAAGAAGAATCACGTTGTGGGAAGAAGCATCGGCGTGGACGAACTCCTCTCTTACGATGCGGTCTTCCTCGCGACCGGGGCGGGGCTCCCCGCGTTCATGGGCATCCCCGGCGAGAACTTAAACGGTGTCTACTCTGCAAACGAGTTCCTGACGAGGGTGAACCTGATGCACGCCGAGGCGTTCCCGGAGTTCGACACCCCGGTCTTGCATGCGGCTCGCGTTGCGGTGATCGGCGGCGGCAACGTCGCGATGGACGCCGCCCGGGTGGCACGCCGTCTGGGAGCAAAGGTCTTTCTGATCTACCGGCGCGGCGAAGAAGAGATGCCGGCACGAAGAGCGGAGGTCGTTCATGCAAAGGAGGAAGGGATCGAGTTTTACACCTGCGCCAATCCGGTCCGGATCCTTGGCGATCAGCACGTCACAGGGATCGAGTGCGTGAAGATGGCCCTCTGCGGTATCGACGCGAGCGGTCGCCGCTCTCCAAAGCCGATCGAGGGAAGCGAGTTCACCCTTGATGTGGATATGGTCATCCAGGCAATCGGCACAAGCCCGAACCCGCTCCTTGTCTCTCTGATCCCGGGCCTTGAGCGCGGACGGAAGGGCAACGTCATCGTCGACGAGAACGGTCGGACGTCTATTCCCCACGTCTACGCCGCCGGTGACATCGTCACCGGCGCGGCGACGGTGATCGAGGCTATGGGCTCGGCAAAGCGCGCGGCCGCGGCGATCGACGCGATGTTGAAGGGAGAGTAA
- a CDS encoding PPC domain-containing protein, giving the protein MKISRVIGLLAVVAFIVPVVSAAGIGNENDGVAGLLSQADGYGTREYFTITQGETDTHLLNVPAGMSLLNVYLNWFTPDHSLELEIYRPDGSLYGSYHDNYGGRPDGKIRIDISSPASGTWRIEVYGESVTGTIPYILNCNAYA; this is encoded by the coding sequence ATGAAGATCAGCCGCGTTATAGGACTTCTTGCCGTCGTCGCCTTCATCGTGCCGGTGGTTTCAGCTGCAGGTATCGGAAACGAAAATGACGGAGTCGCGGGACTTCTCTCGCAGGCGGACGGGTACGGAACCCGTGAGTATTTTACGATTACACAGGGGGAGACTGATACTCATCTGCTCAATGTACCAGCTGGGATGTCCTTACTGAATGTTTACTTAAACTGGTTTACCCCGGACCACTCCCTGGAATTGGAGATCTACAGACCGGATGGGAGCCTGTATGGTTCGTACCATGACAACTATGGTGGACGTCCAGATGGAAAGATCCGCATAGATATAAGCAGCCCAGCATCAGGTACCTGGAGAATTGAAGTGTATGGAGAGAGTGTGACAGGAACCATTCCGTATATTTTGAATTGCAATGCTTATGCTTAA
- a CDS encoding LolA family protein, whose product MMVVQRDSQSILAIVVIGLICSGCVSTDISSGTPLEIAIEKQQNIENLAYIEILTLNIVNETRAIEYDVLLQKPDRFRKIEKSDSFTRLKIVSNGDVVWIYDPEKNNVLVRHLTPSEKRPAPAIYTLLTDNITKNYTVEEQGIESINSIPVYKVKLTPHELDREDNTKEYVLWIDSKNMTPLKLQSYDKGNLVLTLEYRNYSMNCVINDDEFTFTIPDGASVVYA is encoded by the coding sequence ATGATGGTGGTACAAAGGGACTCTCAATCCATATTGGCTATTGTAGTAATCGGACTCATTTGTTCCGGTTGTGTAAGTACAGACATTAGTTCTGGTACACCTCTGGAAATAGCCATAGAGAAACAGCAAAATATCGAAAATTTAGCGTATATTGAAATACTTACTTTGAACATAGTCAACGAAACGAGGGCAATTGAATATGACGTACTTTTACAGAAACCAGATAGATTTCGAAAGATTGAAAAAAGTGACTCTTTTACACGCTTGAAGATCGTTTCGAATGGAGATGTCGTCTGGATCTATGATCCGGAGAAAAATAATGTGCTCGTAAGACACTTGACACCATCTGAAAAGAGACCAGCGCCTGCGATCTACACATTACTGACCGACAACATTACTAAAAATTACACGGTAGAGGAACAAGGGATAGAATCAATCAACTCAATTCCGGTCTATAAAGTAAAACTGACTCCTCACGAGTTGGACCGCGAGGACAACACAAAAGAGTACGTATTGTGGATCGACTCCAAAAATATGACCCCGTTAAAACTGCAGAGTTACGATAAGGGCAATCTGGTGCTAACCCTGGAATATCGAAATTACTCAATGAATTGCGTGATAAATGATGATGAGTTCACGTTCACGATTCCCGATGGCGCATCGGTGGTGTACGCATGA
- a CDS encoding transglutaminase-like domain-containing protein translates to MKETIGPRALSMLLAALLVSGTMVPAVSAENESRGWLDTFDQWVEPRDMSKYTPVIETPQRVPITEEIARQHPGVIILDPKRESEFPVIDADIVPTSIVPTSPGKVSLTLQTESSDLGTRDLMPDVRMTQGTISWYWTQDTFVYHEITIHNYASSAASGMVILWSLKDGYGCGVPFSDLAAGADLTVTVPFEVLPQHSSIGIKPMAVEIRVDPTGLTSWMARMPIDAIEKYNNDAAHLFDPDGGENLETSDLYHFPFSEGYRVLLEAAQAADGTTEPYQSAYEIMQRVHDMMEYNNETMYVEYIFSDLYTLDHPSPINGKYQGVCDEYGTLYTAFTRALGIPTRFLSFTMELPSGNITGHAIAESWNGNAWIHSDPTWDVFDNPQVYRAAGNNHINITIYGDADDSYYTQDPNDPTGDGILRYEDFRTQILLGEVPRYN, encoded by the coding sequence ATGAAAGAAACAATTGGACCGCGGGCACTTTCCATGCTTCTCGCTGCATTGCTGGTGAGCGGAACGATGGTGCCGGCGGTGAGTGCAGAGAATGAATCAAGGGGCTGGCTCGATACGTTCGACCAGTGGGTTGAGCCAAGGGATATGTCGAAGTATACTCCGGTCATTGAAACCCCGCAGAGGGTTCCGATCACTGAGGAGATCGCACGGCAGCACCCCGGAGTAATCATTCTAGATCCGAAGAGAGAATCAGAATTCCCGGTAATCGATGCAGACATAGTTCCAACCTCCATAGTTCCAACCTCTCCCGGTAAAGTATCATTGACGCTGCAAACCGAGAGCAGTGACCTCGGCACCAGGGATTTAATGCCGGACGTGAGGATGACCCAGGGAACTATCTCCTGGTACTGGACACAGGACACATTTGTCTACCACGAGATCACGATTCATAACTATGCTTCTTCTGCAGCGAGCGGGATGGTCATCCTCTGGTCGCTTAAGGATGGGTATGGGTGTGGTGTACCCTTCTCGGATCTTGCAGCGGGAGCGGACCTCACTGTGACGGTTCCATTCGAGGTTCTCCCACAGCACAGTTCCATCGGAATAAAACCGATGGCAGTCGAGATCAGAGTTGATCCGACCGGCCTTACGTCGTGGATGGCAAGAATGCCGATCGATGCCATAGAAAAGTATAACAACGATGCGGCGCATCTCTTCGATCCTGACGGCGGAGAAAACCTCGAGACAAGTGATCTATATCATTTCCCATTCAGTGAGGGATATAGGGTGTTACTCGAAGCAGCGCAGGCAGCTGATGGTACGACAGAGCCGTATCAGTCTGCCTACGAAATAATGCAACGGGTTCATGATATGATGGAATATAATAACGAAACAATGTACGTTGAGTATATATTTTCTGATCTGTATACCCTAGACCATCCGTCTCCCATAAACGGAAAATATCAAGGGGTCTGCGATGAGTATGGGACCCTGTATACCGCCTTCACCCGCGCACTGGGCATCCCGACGCGATTCCTATCGTTCACCATGGAACTGCCTTCCGGTAATATAACAGGGCATGCTATTGCAGAATCATGGAATGGAAATGCCTGGATCCACTCGGATCCAACATGGGATGTATTTGACAATCCCCAGGTTTACAGGGCAGCGGGAAACAACCACATCAACATCACCATCTACGGTGACGCCGATGACTCCTATTACACGCAGGACCCGAACGACCCAACCGGCGATGGCATTCTCAGGTACGAAGATTTCAGAACGCAGATTCTCCTCGGAGAGGTTCCGAGGTATAACTAA
- a CDS encoding sulfide/dihydroorotate dehydrogenase-like FAD/NAD-binding protein: protein MYKIEKATKLADRVYEFWIRAPHVAQHARAGQFLILRLHEAGERIPLTISAVREDAVRVIFMTVGKTTEELATLRAGDRITDVVGPLGKPSEIANYGTCCVIGGGVGIASTPPIAKELKDAGNHVIGIIGARSADLLILEDEMREICDELYITTDDGSKGVHGFASDVLKKLLEERTLDRVWIIGPAIMMKVTSGVTVPYNVKTYVSLNPIMVDGTGMCGSCRVTVGGETKFACVDGPEFDAHQVDFNELMQRQRIYTAQEKVSLERFAEHRCRCGEGGHRHE, encoded by the coding sequence TTGTATAAAATAGAAAAGGCGACCAAACTCGCCGACCGAGTTTATGAATTCTGGATACGCGCGCCGCATGTGGCGCAGCACGCGCGGGCAGGCCAGTTTCTTATCCTGCGCCTGCACGAGGCGGGCGAGCGGATACCACTCACTATCTCTGCGGTCAGGGAAGACGCTGTCAGAGTGATCTTTATGACCGTCGGCAAGACGACCGAGGAACTAGCGACGCTCCGTGCGGGCGATCGCATCACGGACGTCGTTGGGCCGCTTGGGAAACCGAGCGAGATCGCCAACTACGGCACCTGCTGCGTCATCGGCGGGGGTGTCGGGATCGCGAGCACGCCCCCCATCGCGAAGGAACTAAAAGATGCCGGCAACCACGTCATCGGGATCATCGGGGCGCGCAGCGCCGATCTTCTCATCCTCGAGGATGAGATGCGGGAGATCTGTGACGAACTCTACATCACGACCGATGACGGGAGCAAGGGCGTCCACGGATTTGCAAGTGATGTCTTAAAGAAACTGCTTGAGGAGCGCACGCTCGACCGGGTCTGGATCATCGGCCCCGCCATCATGATGAAGGTCACCTCTGGCGTGACGGTGCCCTACAACGTGAAGACCTACGTCAGCCTCAACCCGATCATGGTCGACGGAACGGGAATGTGCGGCTCCTGCCGGGTGACCGTCGGTGGGGAGACGAAGTTCGCCTGCGTCGACGGTCCCGAGTTCGACGCCCACCAGGTGGACTTTAACGAACTGATGCAGCGCCAGCGTATCTATACCGCACAGGAGAAGGTCTCGCTTGAGCGGTTTGCGGAGCACCGGTGCCGGTGCGGCGAGGGGGGTCACCGCCATGAGTGA
- a CDS encoding YbjQ family protein, with product MILTTTEEVPGYEIGEILGVVFGNTVRTKHVGKDVMAGLKSLVGGELEEYTEMLSDARTEAYNRMANAARDLGADAVVNIRFTTSQTMATAAELLAYGTAVKLVPRKK from the coding sequence ATGATACTGACAACGACTGAAGAGGTGCCGGGCTACGAGATAGGAGAGATCCTCGGCGTGGTCTTCGGCAACACGGTACGAACGAAGCACGTAGGAAAAGACGTCATGGCCGGGTTAAAGAGCCTCGTCGGCGGGGAACTCGAGGAGTACACCGAGATGCTCTCCGACGCACGGACTGAAGCGTACAACCGAATGGCCAACGCCGCACGCGACCTCGGGGCCGATGCGGTCGTGAACATCCGGTTCACCACGTCCCAGACAATGGCGACAGCGGCTGAACTCCTTGCCTACGGGACGGCGGTGAAGCTCGTCCCGAGGAAGAAGTAA
- a CDS encoding Orn/Lys/Arg family decarboxylase, whose product MDYLEEFPILIIDDELHSDTAEGRASREIIKELKDEGFSIIEALNARDGVHAFLSHPHASCIVIDWELTPEAADGMLTAADVITLIRERNPKVPIFLNTEKLAISAIPLSVISRIDGYIWKLEDTPSFIAGHIKRAATSYLIDILPPFFHGLMDYVEEYKYSWHTPGHMGGVAFLKSAAGRIFYNFFGENALRADLSASVPELGSLLEHSGVVGEAERKAAEVFGADRTYFVTGGTSAANKIVWLATVTPGDVVLVDRNCHKSVMHAIIMTGAIPIYLIPTRNEYGIIGPIQSREFHPEVIAEKIRNSPLIDDPAAETIKMAVITNSTYDGICYSTERIEEQLRNVVPYLHYDEAWFGYARFHPLYAGRYGMHTTDTVGPTVFATQSTHKVLAAFSQGSMLHVRQGRGPVDHPRFNEAFMMFTSTSPQYTIIASLDVATKMMAGHSGRFLVEEAIEEAIVFRKKMVTVAEEIRRGPFTEEDYWWFTVWQPDCIMDQEAERPLGEVEDWMLRDQAGCWLLHPHDTWHGFDGIEEGYAMLDPIKVTILTPGIRPGGSMEEQGIPASIVTKYLRKRGIVVEKTGHYSFLILFTLGITKGKSGTLLAELFRFKALYDRNSPLEEVFPDLVRQYPARYAERGLRDLCQEMHEHLREKSIAEMVRNVYSRLPEQVMTPAEAYRRLVRGEVTPVPASDLEGRTVAVMVVPYPPGIPVIMPGERCGPETRAIVDYLRSSEEFNALFPGFENEVHGVDIVTEGDRRVYYVYCVSE is encoded by the coding sequence ATGGATTACCTGGAGGAGTTCCCTATTCTCATCATCGACGATGAGTTGCATTCAGATACTGCTGAAGGCCGTGCATCTCGCGAGATCATCAAAGAATTGAAGGACGAAGGTTTCTCCATAATCGAGGCTCTGAATGCTCGCGACGGGGTTCACGCATTTCTGTCGCACCCGCATGCAAGCTGCATCGTCATCGACTGGGAACTCACCCCCGAGGCCGCGGACGGCATGCTCACCGCAGCCGACGTCATCACCCTCATCAGGGAGCGCAATCCGAAGGTTCCGATATTCTTAAACACCGAAAAACTGGCGATCTCCGCCATTCCTTTGAGCGTCATATCCCGGATTGACGGCTACATCTGGAAACTTGAGGATACCCCCAGCTTCATCGCCGGCCACATCAAACGGGCGGCGACAAGTTACCTCATTGATATCCTTCCTCCATTTTTCCATGGGCTGATGGACTACGTTGAGGAGTACAAGTATTCCTGGCATACCCCGGGGCATATGGGGGGCGTCGCGTTTCTCAAAAGCGCCGCAGGCCGGATATTCTACAATTTCTTCGGCGAGAACGCTCTGCGGGCCGACCTCTCGGCCTCGGTGCCGGAACTTGGATCGCTCCTCGAGCACTCCGGCGTCGTCGGTGAGGCGGAACGGAAGGCCGCGGAGGTCTTCGGGGCCGATCGGACCTACTTTGTCACCGGAGGGACATCGGCCGCGAACAAGATCGTCTGGCTTGCGACCGTTACCCCCGGCGACGTTGTCCTTGTCGACCGGAACTGCCACAAATCCGTGATGCACGCAATCATCATGACCGGTGCCATCCCCATCTACCTCATACCAACCCGGAACGAGTATGGGATCATCGGTCCCATTCAGAGCCGCGAGTTCCACCCCGAGGTCATCGCAGAGAAGATCCGCAACTCCCCGCTCATCGACGACCCTGCGGCAGAGACGATCAAGATGGCCGTGATCACGAACTCCACCTACGACGGGATCTGCTACAGCACAGAGAGGATCGAGGAGCAGTTGCGGAATGTGGTTCCATACCTCCACTACGACGAGGCGTGGTTCGGCTACGCCCGGTTCCATCCCCTGTATGCGGGACGCTACGGGATGCACACCACAGATACGGTCGGGCCGACGGTCTTTGCCACCCAGTCGACCCACAAAGTCCTCGCCGCCTTCTCGCAGGGCTCGATGCTCCACGTCAGGCAGGGCCGGGGACCGGTCGACCACCCGCGGTTCAACGAGGCGTTCATGATGTTCACCTCCACCTCACCTCAGTACACCATCATAGCGTCCCTCGACGTCGCCACCAAGATGATGGCCGGTCACTCGGGGAGGTTCCTCGTCGAGGAGGCGATCGAGGAGGCGATCGTCTTTCGAAAGAAGATGGTGACAGTGGCCGAAGAGATCCGGCGAGGCCCCTTCACCGAGGAGGACTACTGGTGGTTCACCGTCTGGCAGCCCGATTGCATCATGGACCAGGAGGCGGAGCGGCCGCTCGGAGAAGTGGAGGACTGGATGCTCCGGGACCAGGCAGGCTGCTGGCTGTTACATCCCCACGATACCTGGCATGGGTTCGACGGCATTGAGGAGGGATACGCCATGCTCGATCCCATCAAGGTGACGATCCTCACCCCGGGGATCAGACCGGGCGGGAGCATGGAGGAACAGGGGATCCCGGCGAGCATCGTCACGAAGTACCTCCGGAAGAGAGGGATCGTCGTCGAGAAGACCGGACATTACTCGTTCCTGATCCTCTTCACGCTCGGGATCACCAAGGGCAAGTCCGGGACGCTGCTTGCGGAACTCTTCCGATTCAAGGCCCTCTACGACCGAAACAGCCCCCTCGAAGAGGTCTTCCCCGATCTCGTGCGCCAGTATCCCGCCCGGTATGCAGAACGGGGGCTCCGCGACCTCTGCCAGGAGATGCACGAACATCTGCGCGAGAAGTCGATCGCAGAGATGGTCCGAAACGTTTACTCGAGATTACCGGAACAGGTGATGACACCTGCGGAGGCCTACCGCCGCCTGGTTCGAGGCGAGGTGACGCCGGTGCCCGCAAGCGATCTCGAGGGGAGGACGGTCGCGGTGATGGTCGTCCCCTATCCTCCCGGTATCCCGGTCATCATGCCGGGGGAGCGATGCGGTCCGGAGACGCGGGCGATCGTCGATTACCTACGATCATCAGAGGAGTTCAACGCGCTCTTCCCCGGGTTCGAGAACGAGGTGCACGGGGTGGACATCGTGACGGAGGGCGACCGCCGGGTCTACTACGTTTACTGCGTTTCGGAGTGA
- a CDS encoding cytochrome c biogenesis CcdA family protein, with protein MLSRRRTRRRLENSPPINWNIPFAFSLGLFSGFSPCLMAILGFILVYVTGSGKGLRSSLLNSLIFGLGLVAAYIIMGCCFLLAGMSLGGFGPYLAIAAGLITILAGVNLLGLIRLPVSTDNYVKSSIRRHSTTLAGLFVLGMIFSIVKAPCAAPMLLVLLNRILIDGTVQDLSLLLIFGAGVLTPFLGVGVLGGYASSSRIREYRDIIRAGSGILLIGFGLWMLFWG; from the coding sequence GTGCTGAGCCGCAGGAGAACTCGCCGCCGATTGGAGAACTCGCCGCCGATTAACTGGAATATCCCGTTTGCATTCTCCCTGGGCCTTTTCTCCGGGTTCTCACCCTGCCTGATGGCAATACTCGGATTCATCCTGGTGTACGTCACCGGGTCGGGCAAAGGGCTGAGAAGCAGTCTTCTGAACTCGTTAATATTCGGCCTGGGGCTGGTCGCCGCGTATATCATCATGGGATGCTGCTTCCTGCTGGCGGGGATGTCGCTCGGCGGTTTCGGTCCGTACCTCGCCATCGCGGCGGGACTGATCACGATACTCGCCGGGGTGAACCTGCTCGGGTTGATACGGCTCCCGGTCTCTACAGATAACTATGTTAAGTCATCCATACGAAGGCACTCGACCACCCTTGCCGGGTTGTTCGTTCTGGGCATGATATTTTCGATCGTCAAGGCCCCGTGCGCCGCGCCGATGCTCCTTGTCCTGCTGAACAGAATCCTGATCGACGGCACCGTGCAGGACTTGTCGCTCCTATTGATCTTCGGGGCCGGGGTGCTCACGCCGTTCCTCGGCGTCGGGGTCCTCGGGGGATACGCCTCGTCAAGCAGGATACGGGAATACAGGGACATCATTCGAGCGGGAAGCGGGATTCTGTTGATAGGATTCGGGCTCTGGATGCTCTTCTGGGGGTAA
- a CDS encoding winged helix-turn-helix transcriptional regulator codes for MVMRVRIAGIALAILCLALLPSAACATIVQDAYPERVPLDPMPVYVWNIPLEIVTLGLVSIFVPVLFIPMQLVFSLLTWLHFGHKRVLHNNVLENETRNAMYLCIRDNPGINTSSLSRLLGMNIGTLRYHVEMLCRMGTVVPEPNCRGMRYYVDTGACSDLERKVAGYLNEQSKSRILNIVLQHPGSTRKEIASRLIMSGANVTWHMKPLLRDSIVRDEKKGRFVRYYLCADAKECVQAHGSWKPTIAGGRVSGTGI; via the coding sequence ATGGTCATGCGAGTGCGGATTGCCGGAATCGCTCTGGCCATCCTCTGCCTCGCACTGCTGCCGTCTGCCGCATGTGCTACTATCGTTCAGGACGCATATCCGGAGAGGGTGCCTTTGGATCCGATGCCGGTGTACGTCTGGAATATCCCCCTGGAGATTGTTACTCTCGGACTCGTATCCATATTCGTTCCGGTGCTTTTTATCCCGATGCAGCTTGTATTCTCGCTGCTCACATGGTTGCATTTCGGCCATAAGAGGGTCCTGCACAATAACGTCCTTGAGAACGAAACCCGGAATGCAATGTACCTATGCATACGCGATAATCCGGGAATCAATACAAGCTCTCTCTCCCGGTTGCTCGGGATGAATATCGGAACCCTCCGCTACCACGTAGAGATGTTATGCAGGATGGGAACGGTCGTCCCCGAGCCGAACTGCAGAGGTATGAGATATTACGTCGACACGGGCGCCTGTTCTGATCTGGAACGAAAGGTGGCGGGATATCTCAACGAGCAGTCAAAGAGTCGGATACTCAATATCGTTTTGCAACACCCGGGAAGCACGAGAAAAGAGATCGCGTCCCGGCTCATAATGTCGGGCGCGAACGTCACCTGGCATATGAAACCGCTGCTCCGGGACAGCATTGTCAGAGACGAGAAGAAAGGACGGTTCGTACGCTACTACCTCTGCGCCGATGCGAAAGAGTGTGTACAAGCCCACGGATCGTGGAAGCCCACGATCGCCGGGGGGCGTGTGTCCGGCACCGGTATCTGA